CAGAAATGTTATATCGGTCCATCACTAGGTGAAACGGTCAAAAAGGTACTCGTAAAAACATTGACATTACGAACCTTTGGAAGGGTAACTGCAGTCTTGTGATTAGGTGGAAGCTCACAATATCTTCAACAAGTGTGTCTTTGTCAGAAAGGCTGTCAACTGGTCTCATGCACCCAGCCACTTCCAGGTATTCTGAAGCTGACTGCATTGCCTCTCTCAATTCCTCCAAGGATCTAGATTCCTGAATCTGAAGAAAAAGAGTTGGCAAATGAGTTAAAGCCTTTCAGTGTGTCCCCTaggatttctttctttctttctgtgagAATGACTGTGAGGTCACTTCTGTTGACATTTTTAAAGGACATTCTAAGAAAaatgtataatatgacctgtaaaCCAACTGATGCAGCATAGCTGCTTTAAATAAATATGCTGAAGCATGGCGTTGCCCATCTGCATTTACCTCATTGAAAACGCCCAAGACTCAATGCATCAAACGCTACAAATATACATTGTAACTTGTGTCACGCCAGGGTTTTTCTGGAAGAAAACGGGGCTTAGGTGGTGGGCATGATGGGGGTGTGGTAGTGGCTGTGGCCAATGGCATGGTATCCGACTGAACATTTTATAGGCCGTCCGCAAaacaaaatgttgctgttttaaagacaatttcctgcaattctacacattttgctacaGGGTGGAGAGAAGACTATGGTTTTCAAGCTAGTTTCCTGCCTATGGCATATGTTGTGTTCTTATgcaatctgagtgactcaaacattataacaagATCAATGTCAAACCATGATATTTGGGGAATTTTTTATTCTGCCTGACTGTCTAGTTTTTAATTAGTCAATtattagttctcaaagatgatcttatttaaaaatatattaggTTCATTATGTTTTCATACTTCATATTTGGTGTTAGtcgtttaagtttacactgaaaatgtTTCATCTTTTTTGAGTGGCAATGATTTAGCAATGAATAGGTAGCCATAGGGTGGTCCAGCGGTCATATTCTGCAACAGCGGTATCTTAGTAATGTGCAGTCACTTTCCTCCATCTGTCCTATCAAATTAACTATTTTGGAGTGGGAGAAGTGCGACTCCCCCACATTTAAAAATAATCTATCTAGAATCTATTCAGCATCTAAGAGAAAAAATAGACATGGTAAAAGATGTACCTTCTTGACTTTGTCTGTGAATCCAGTGTTGCCCATGTCCTCCACAGTGAGAGGAGTATCCCTGGGGAAGTTGAACAGGTGCTGGTATAGAGCCCTGGAGAAGAAGCCCAGAGGAGGTCCCCCGTGGATCAGACTCAGGGACAGCAGACACCCTACATCAAAGTAGACATCCTCCCTCAGAGCTAGGAAAAACATGACATAGAAATGAGACAATACATAGAAGCTGAGAACCTATAGAAACCACATCCCCCATGTTTGATAACAATGTAACTCCAAAATGTATTGCTGAGAGATTAACCACATTTTCAGCtaattttttgtttttaaacaactaattgaccaacgtcagttcaatatttttttctctctttttttgttgGTGATTTTTGTTGATCAATGCGCATATGgtacagtttctctagagataaatcagatctaGCCTGAACTGggcaatgtagtagggagttgtagtttccaacaggccaatattctacatagtttagcgcataaaacgtggtaattaaaaaaacaatgaccataatccattgcgcatctacttgtccggtctgtgtttcttttacgcctgctacagAAGATGGAAAAATGCACGATCGATATTACAGTGAAACAGACAGATCTTAGTACAGATATTACAGTAACAGACAAATCATAGCACAGCTTTtacagtaacacagacagaaATAGATTGTGAGGGGATatagagagcagctgttgcttcGAGAGGTATCTCCATCTAAAAATACCaaatctaagtgattgatagttggtattcagcagtcataaaagtatgcttTATTTACTTTGAAAAATtacaaaatagtgattttgtcaaaCAGCATAGGCAGCTTTATAGAGATaagatgacttggaatgaaataataaagtcatcaaatacaACAAATGTAAAATACACAACTGAAATCATTTATGAAAGTAAAGTGAATAAATGGTCATTAAGTGGCGTGTAGTAATGTGCAGTCACTATCACCATGGGAATTTTATTAATTGTTATATTCTGTGTTGATACAGCATTCAATCCCAATAATCGAAACCAATATCTGTGATTATTTTTTATAACCGAACACAAAAAGCATTCATCGCTCAGCACGACCAAAACATAACTACGAATGTGAGTTTATGACACCAGACTCAGCAAGGGATGGTGGTAGTGTGAGTTTATGATAGAGAGCTGGAGCGTGTTTTGTACAGGGGGGGAGGAGTTATTGACCCACCTTGTGCGTCGAGAGTCAGGTTCTTGGCACCATCGGGACCTTCAAAGATGGTGTTTTGCAGCTGCTGCACCAGGAGGCTGAGGAAGTGTCGGGTGTTGCCAGAGCTGGGAATGTGCTTGCTGCTTGTAAATCTCACCGCCAGGGCATGGGACGGCTTGAAGTCGCTCCTCTTCACTAGCTCCATGGCAGCCTCCAGGACCTTGTTCCCACTCACCACCACTGGCATGGACGGGTGGTGCTGTGATATCTGACTGGCAAGCTCCTGTAGGATCTCTTTAGCAGAGTTTCCCGACAACGATGGCCTACCCATCATTAAAAACAATCTGTTTATCTCCAATATGGTTGATGTGTTCTTAGCACAGCATGTAATGAAAAACTAAACAATTGCTCTAGAAAACATCTGGACTTGGTCTATGTcgccaataataataataataataatttgtacGTATTTTGTTTTTATTGATAGATACCGTGAATATGTAGTTAttgagatatggagagagggacatagaATGGAAAATGGCGCAGtcgggatttgaacccatgcctCCAGGGACAATGTGTGGTCCAGAGCCGACAGCACTACCAATAGACCCAGCCCCTGACCGAAGGGCACCATGGATTTTTGTCTGAAGACAATACTAGACAATAACGTACAGTACCTTTTACAGACTATGGGTGATTGGCGTGGGGTCAGGATAAGACTCCTTTTAGAAGACCTGCTTCTTCTCTGCCCAGCGGGCTGTGGAGAGTCAGTGTGTCTGGGTAGTGAAGCTAAACAAGAAAGAAGACTGATTATAACAGATGTAGAGACTTCATACACACCATAATAAAAATCAGTTCTTCATTCCTATCATAACTGGTCTGGTCATAACTTCACTGTCCAGTTAGTCCAAAACAAATACAGTACGGCAAATAAAGCACCTGTTGCATCCACAGCTGCTGCACAGTCCTCACAAGCCCAGTCAGTCTCAAAAGCGTTGAGGGAAGCACACTTTCGGTGTGTACCTCTTGAGCCACAGAGCATGCAACGCAATATTTGAAACCATCTGAAAACCAAAAAGACATAcgagacaaatcaaatcaaatgtatttgtcacatacacatggttagcagatgttaatgcgagtgtagcgaaatgcttgtgcttctagttccgacaatgcagtaataaccaacgagtaatctaacaactccaaaactactaccttatacacacaagtgtaaagggataaagaatatgtacataaagatatatgaatgagtgatggtacagagcggcataggcaagatgcagtagatggtatcgagtacagtatatacatatgagatgagtaatgtagggtatgtaaacaaagtggcatagtttaaagtggctagtgatacatgtattacataaagatgcagtagatgatagagtacagtatatacatatacatatgagatgagtaatgtagggtatgtaaacattatatt
This genomic stretch from Oncorhynchus kisutch isolate 150728-3 linkage group LG7, Okis_V2, whole genome shotgun sequence harbors:
- the g2e3 gene encoding G2/M phase-specific E3 ubiquitin-protein ligase isoform X3 translates to MKRRIRSSEQEYSIDCCALCKLNENCPDKYGEKITLKSHELTVHYFCLLMSSGVYQRGEENEGIYGFLVDDIKQEVSRSYRLKCAVCKKNGASVGCYIKSCRKMVHFPCGKQHQFIFQFTDPFPSYCKDHSPTQSLPVSSCVSEPLSCSVCLDPIEAVLSYSVLKCPACHCSWFHRDCVQNQAHSAAMFFFRCTLCNNKDMFQQEMLRMGIHIPERDAAWELEENAYGELLQVYQHCDANKCLSRSGRTNSSRTGWFQILRCMLCGSRGTHRKCASLNAFETDWACEDCAAAVDATASLPRHTDSPQPAGQRRSRSSKRSLILTPRQSPIVCKRPSLSGNSAKEILQELASQISQHHPSMPVVVSGNKVLEAAMELVKRSDFKPSHALAVRFTSSKHIPSSGNTRHFLSLLVQQLQNTIFEGPDGAKNLTLDAQALREDVYFDVGCLLSLSLIHGGPPLGFFSRALYQHLFNFPRDTPLTVEDMGNTGFTDKVKKIQESRSLEELREAMQSASEYLEVAGCMRPVDSLSDKDTLVEDIVSFHLITRLQLPFQSFQNRKRPQGRRVLWSPSGDTT